The proteins below come from a single Sander lucioperca isolate FBNREF2018 chromosome 20, SLUC_FBN_1.2, whole genome shotgun sequence genomic window:
- the depdc4 gene encoding DEP domain-containing protein 4 has translation MAVDLTPRFRRLNSQTRSFRENIQHGFSGPFGATQLWHNIIQALQTQVEVRRCRRHLRVHAECFTGSDAVDAVLSYLMQNVVFCTSEVSRLKAARLCQALMEAKVFEPVGTKLFCRDKEVTFEDSTCSLYRFLEYKALANSAMKESDCHSDTENMQPEEQGIKRKKSSRRLNELRTISNPLAVGPSDRRVERLLRTINLRPTLSPALNATPTTSAFLSKTVVAEVWKQQTLLQLLQIVELPMLDCILTSPARVQLRACRAPLATQDLVISNTCLERELPNTLNLPQLDGWLSAAADCLELFPDQLIVVAGEQLSQQGGNAFSEDDQAEQMASQKRLLFDTIAKYYSGQEKAPLLSGRHLDIHAAILNLLDEGKLQDAIKASQLCFRLLETSVRDELRRLLAFMATAARPDACRLQKQIDNRALVSRTFQRAIVQNHELTRSQSETLVLFFMDKCAELFKTPMSLIEAVRRTLRTMQQGKDPDSIATFTFCQQVTPQEYEDQREATTLESLKQLLHDISSSKTIPVKERRSLLKEFEKHHPVVFLQHLSSTF, from the exons ATGGCGGTTGATTTGACTCCGCGTTTTAGAAGGTTGAACAGCCAAACGAGGAGTTTTCGTGAAAATATACAGCACG GTTTCTCGGGGCCCTTCGGTGCCACCCAGCTGTGGCACAACATCATCCAGGCCCTGCAAACCCAGGTGGAGGTGCGTCGCTGTAGAAGGCATCTACGCGTTCACGCCGAATGTTTCACAGGCTCAGACGCTGTGGATGCAGTCCTCAGTTATTTGATGCAGAATGTGGTGTTTTGCACAAGTGAAGTGTCTCGCCTCAAAGCTGCTCGACTCTGCCAGGCTCTGATGGAGGCCAAGGTGTTCGAACCAGTGGGTACCAAGCTGTTTTGCAGAGACAAAGAAGTGACCTTTGAGGACAGCACCTGCAGCCTTTACCGTTTCCTGGAATATAAAGCGTTAGCCAATTCTGCCATGAAGGAGTCCGATTGCCATAGTGACACAGAAAACATGCAACCAGAGGAACAGGGCATTAAGCGGAAGAAGAGCTCCAG GAGGCTGAATGAACTGAGGACGATCTCTAATCCTCTTGCTGTTGGACCATCAGACAGGAGGGTTGAGAGGCTGCTGAGGACCATCAACCTGCGACCAACCTTGTCTCCAGCTTTAAACGCTACCCCCACTACTTCTGCCTTTCTGTCCAAAACTG TGGTGGCTGAGGTTTGGAAGCAGCAgacactgctgcagctgctgcagatAGTAGAGCTGCCAATGCTGGACTGCATCCTGACCTCTCCTGCCAGGGTTCAGCTCCGTGCCTGCAGAGCTCCTCTGGCTACCCAGGACCTGGTTATCTCTAACACATGTCTGGAGAGAGAGCTGCCCAACACCCTAAATCTGCCCCA gttGGATGGGTGGCTGTCGGCAGCAGCAGACTGCTTGGAGCTCTTTCCCGACCAGCTGATCGTGGTTGCAGGGGAACAGCTCAGCCAACAAGGTGGCAATGCCTTTTCAGAAGATGACCAGGCAGAGCAGATGGCAAGCCAAAAGAGACTGCTCTTTGACACCATTGCCAAGTACTACAGTGGACAGGAAAAAGCTCCACTGCTCTCAGGACGCCACCTTGACATACATGCTGCAATTCTGAATTTGCTGG aTGAAGGGAAGTTGCAGGACGCCATCAAAGCATCTCAGTTGTGTTTTCGACTGCTGGAGACAAGTGTGAGAGATGAACTCAGGAGACTACTGGCCTTTATGGCCACAGCAGCTCGCCCAGATGCTTGCCGTCTTCAAAAACAG ATTGATAACAGGGCCTTGGTCAGCCGTACTTTTCAGAGAGCAATTGTCCAGAATCATGAACTGACTCGATCCCAAAGTGAAACCCTGGTGCTGTTTTTCATGGACAAATGCGCTGAGCTCTTCAAG ACTCCTATGTCCCTTATTGAAGCTGTGAGGAGAACACTGAGGACTATGCAGCAGGGAAAAGACCCTGACTCAATTGCCA CGTTCACCTTCTGCCAGCAGGTGACGCCACAGGAGTACGAGGATCAGCGAGAGGCTACCACCCTGGagagcctcaaacagcttcttCATGACATTTCCTCCAGCAAAACCATACCTGTCAAGGAGAGGAGGAGCCTGCTCAAAGAGTTTGAAAAACATCACCCCGTGGTCTTCCTCCAGCATTTATCCAGCACCTTCTGA